The Geovibrio ferrireducens genome contains the following window.
TATTTGATTTTGCCGTTATTTGGTGTTAGTTTAGCGTAAGAGGGCTGATTACGCGCAGTACAGTACCGCTCGGTGAGGGATTCCATGAAAAAAGTCTTACTGATTGACGACAGCGTTACCATTCACAGGGTAATTGACATCTGCCTTGATAAGGACAGGTTTATCACGGAAAAAACCTTCTCAGCGGATGATGCTGTGATGAGGCTGAAAAACGCCCCTGCTGACGTTATCCTGCTCGATAATAAGCTGGAGAGCATAATCCTCGGTGACTTCATCGCCAAGATCCGCTCGTTTGCTCCCTCATCATGGATAATACTCCTTACCGGAGCCTTTGATCAGTTTGATGATACTGACCTTGCCAAATCCGGCGCGGATGATTACCTTTTCAAACCGTTCGATTCACAGGCCATAGAGCTTAAAATAAACTACGGTCTCAGTGCAGCACCGAAAGCGCCGTCCGCTGATGTACCCGTTTCTGTTCCTGCAATGCCCGAACAGGTTATAGCGGAAGAAGAGACGGAGATAATCCCTCCTGTGCCGGATGTGCAGGAGGAGGAAGCCGCATTCATAGACCTGAGCGCGTCAGAGAGTCAGGCAGAAGAGGCAGCGGAACCTTCCGAAACATCTGAATTTTCAGAGCCGGAAGCAGCGGCGGAGGAAGAGATCCCCGCGGCAGGAGACATCTTCGCCGATGAGGAACCGGAGACCGAAGCAACCCCGTCAGACATATACGGCGAAGAGGACAGCGAAGACAGCTTCCCGTTTGACGATGCGGAGCCCTCTGAGGCGGTATCGGAAGAGGAAAAGGCGGAACTCGGAAACCTCCTTGGGGATATTGGCGGTCTCGCAGACATAGCCGATATTACAGAAACCGAAGAAGCTCAGGCGGAAACAGAAGATCTCCCGGAAGATGTTACAGCTCCTGCCGAAGAAGCGGTGCAGGCTGATGAGCAGGAGGAGGATCTGGATTCCTTCCTCAAGGATCTGGAAACCGCGGATATACCCGAAGCTGAAATAATCCGCGACGAAGTGGAGACGATTCCGGAAACCCCTGCCGAAGATTTCAGTGACCTTCTGGAAGAGCTTGGGGAAGAGGCTGAACCTGCCCCCGAATATATTATTGAAGAGGAAGAGGAAACGGAAGCAGACCCCTTTGCAGGGCTCACAATGACAGATGAGGAAGGAGTACCTGCCGCATTCGAACCGGAGGAGGAGCCTCAGTCCGAGTCTGCTCCTGAATATGTCATCGAAGAGGAAAAAACGGATGACGGCGACATCTTCGCCGGGCTGATGCACATAAGCGAAGAGGAAATAATAGACGGCAAGCCCGCAGCGGATGAACAGCCTGCGGAGGAAGAGATTCCGCAGGAGGACGCAGAGCCCGCGGAAACAGCCGAAACCGAAGAAACAGCCCTCGATATTCTCCCGGAAGGTTTTGCAGAAGCAGGCATGCCTGTGGACGGCGAAATCATTGAGGAGGAGAAAGAGGCGGATCTCAGCATTGATGCGCTGGAAAACCTGCCCATCGAGACAGACTTCTCTGAGCTCATGCAGGTTGATGAAACCGAGCTTGAAACAGCTTCCGAACCGGAAGCGGAAACAGAGCCTCTTATCATCAGGGAAGAGGAAAAGGCGGAGGAGGAAACTGCCGGGGAAGATTTTATCCCCGCGGAAGAGCCGCTGCCTGAGCCGGAAATGCTGTCCGCAGTTGAAGAGCCCGTGTTTGAGGAAGAACTGCTCATTCAGGAAGCAGAGGAACCGGTATTTATAACAGCAGATGAGCCTGAGACCGAACCCGCAGCATTTGAGGAGTTCCCGGCGGAACAGTTCGCCCCGCTTGAGGAAAGGGCGGAAGAACCCGCAGCCGAAGAAACGCCCCAACAGACCGCACAGCCTGCGGCAGGGCTTGCTCAGGATGAGATAAAGGAAATAGTCTACCGCTCGCTGGACAGCGGAATGCTTAAAGCGGCAATCCAGGAAGTGCTTGCGGAAAAAATGGAGGAAGTGCTGAGAGAAGTGCTTCCCGAAATCGCAGAAATGGTTATAAGGGAAGAAATAGAGCGCCTTAAGAGAGGAGAATAAGTGTCACAGATCGACTACAGAAGCAGCGGAGTTAATATAGACGAGGGGAACAGGTTCATAACCCTCATAAAATCCATGGCCGAATCCACCTACACCGAAGGAGTGATCGGCAGCCTCGGCGGCTTTGCCGGTTTTTTCAGCCTGAAAGACGCGGCGGGAATG
Protein-coding sequences here:
- a CDS encoding response regulator transcription factor, translating into MKKVLLIDDSVTIHRVIDICLDKDRFITEKTFSADDAVMRLKNAPADVILLDNKLESIILGDFIAKIRSFAPSSWIILLTGAFDQFDDTDLAKSGADDYLFKPFDSQAIELKINYGLSAAPKAPSADVPVSVPAMPEQVIAEEETEIIPPVPDVQEEEAAFIDLSASESQAEEAAEPSETSEFSEPEAAAEEEIPAAGDIFADEEPETEATPSDIYGEEDSEDSFPFDDAEPSEAVSEEEKAELGNLLGDIGGLADIADITETEEAQAETEDLPEDVTAPAEEAVQADEQEEDLDSFLKDLETADIPEAEIIRDEVETIPETPAEDFSDLLEELGEEAEPAPEYIIEEEEETEADPFAGLTMTDEEGVPAAFEPEEEPQSESAPEYVIEEEKTDDGDIFAGLMHISEEEIIDGKPAADEQPAEEEIPQEDAEPAETAETEETALDILPEGFAEAGMPVDGEIIEEEKEADLSIDALENLPIETDFSELMQVDETELETASEPEAETEPLIIREEEKAEEETAGEDFIPAEEPLPEPEMLSAVEEPVFEEELLIQEAEEPVFITADEPETEPAAFEEFPAEQFAPLEERAEEPAAEETPQQTAQPAAGLAQDEIKEIVYRSLDSGMLKAAIQEVLAEKMEEVLREVLPEIAEMVIREEIERLKRGE